The following proteins are encoded in a genomic region of Haloarcula marina:
- a CDS encoding alpha-amylase domain-containing protein — MTGFNAGRSGGFSRRDVLKGMGALGAAATGASLASGGAEAVGSSAVYQYYHTDWNQVKSDLSTIADQGYDAIQVPPAQYSRLDRSHQQGVTDPPLGYQPVDLKNFNSVFGTESEYEDMVAEAHAQGLDVIADAVINHMAANDDFRGAPGISFADLPYFSEQDFHPESSIDYSDPESVEDGWLVGLKDLKQESSYVRGQLKDYVEKYAGLGVDGVRWDAAKHVPEWFFSDYANQWADDLGLYKVGEVLQGDVNYCQGYANTGMSVTDYALYYTMKEDVFHQNGDMNALDGAGLVNQSPFQSLTFVSNHDSGPPQYEKLAYAYILTYEGYPRVYSNRIGVSDGDIRNLLWIKNNLAGGAAYTRHVDQNLYIYERQNNLLVGLNRSDSWQGKWVYTSWTNQTLNDYSGNAGDVTTNGDNWVEVWVPPQSWVCYAP, encoded by the coding sequence TCAACGCAGGGAGAAGCGGTGGCTTCTCTCGACGCGACGTACTCAAAGGCATGGGCGCGCTCGGCGCAGCGGCGACGGGTGCATCACTCGCGAGCGGTGGGGCCGAGGCGGTCGGTTCGAGCGCGGTGTATCAGTACTACCACACCGACTGGAACCAGGTCAAAAGCGACCTCTCGACGATTGCCGACCAAGGCTACGACGCGATTCAGGTGCCGCCAGCGCAGTACAGTCGGCTGGACCGGAGCCATCAGCAAGGCGTGACAGACCCGCCGCTGGGGTATCAGCCGGTCGACTTGAAGAACTTCAACAGCGTCTTCGGCACCGAGTCGGAGTACGAGGACATGGTGGCCGAGGCTCACGCACAGGGCCTCGATGTCATCGCCGACGCCGTCATCAATCACATGGCGGCGAACGACGACTTCCGCGGCGCGCCCGGCATCTCCTTCGCGGACCTGCCGTACTTCAGCGAACAGGACTTCCATCCCGAGTCCTCCATCGACTATTCGGACCCCGAATCGGTCGAGGACGGGTGGCTCGTCGGCCTGAAAGACCTCAAACAGGAGTCGTCGTACGTCCGCGGCCAACTGAAAGACTACGTCGAGAAGTACGCGGGACTCGGTGTCGACGGCGTTCGGTGGGACGCCGCGAAACACGTCCCCGAGTGGTTCTTCAGCGACTACGCGAACCAGTGGGCCGACGACCTCGGCCTCTACAAGGTCGGTGAAGTCCTGCAAGGCGACGTGAACTACTGTCAGGGCTACGCGAACACGGGCATGTCCGTCACGGACTACGCCCTCTACTACACGATGAAGGAGGACGTGTTCCACCAGAACGGCGACATGAACGCCCTCGACGGGGCCGGACTGGTCAACCAGTCGCCGTTCCAGTCGCTCACCTTCGTCTCGAACCACGACAGCGGCCCGCCGCAGTACGAGAAACTCGCGTACGCGTACATCCTCACCTACGAGGGATACCCGCGCGTCTACAGCAACCGCATCGGCGTCAGCGACGGTGACATCCGCAACCTGCTGTGGATAAAGAACAACCTCGCAGGCGGCGCGGCCTACACCCGCCACGTCGACCAGAACCTCTACATTTACGAGCGGCAGAACAACCTGCTCGTCGGCCTGAATCGGTCCGACTCGTGGCAGGGCAAGTGGGTCTACACGTCGTGGACCAACCAGACGCTCAACGACTACAGCGGCAACGCCGGTGACGTGACCACGAACGGGGACAACTGGGTCGAAGTGTGGGTCCCGCCCCAGAGTTGGGTCTGTTACGCACCGTAG